The nucleotide window ATGTCCAGTTGCTCCACAATTTCGACGGCGTGGCCTCCATGCGTTGTTTCCTGCACGTCCACTTGGCAGCGGGCTGCAGCAAAGACGGGAGCTGCATACGAGGTGTACAATTTGACCGCGTGGCCTTGACCACCGAACGGGTTGACTAGAACCTTGAGTCTCTTGTATCGTTTGGCGGTGCCGTACGCAACGGACAGGAGTTTGTTCGTCCAGGATTCTACCGCAGCCTTTTCTTCGGGTGCGAACGGGTATCGCAGGGCGGACACGGAGACATCCTCTTTGGAGGCCGGCTCCGCATAAGTGATAGTAAGGCCCTCGGGCGACAGGTCGGCGTCCAAGACATTGTAAAGTGCGATGGAGTGAGTGGGCTTGGCTGTTTTGCTGGCGATGCCGCAACACCCACGCTCGGCTTTGCGCATGGAACGTTCATCTGCGCGAATGCCGGTATTTCGTTAACACGGAAATTTGGTGAGGGACTCGAGAAAAGCAATTGCGCACTGAGACTTACCAACAATCAAAAGAGAGTCGCCTCCAATGGTCAGAGAGACCGAGTTGGAGACTATCAGAGTCGCATCATGTTCAAGCAGCTGATCCCGAGTTTCCGGGTGATCCGCGTTGTTAAACGACGGGCGAGGAGGCCCGTTGGAGGTGGTCATAGTGCCCGGCGGAGGGCACAgcgtggatgagaagagccGACCGTATTTAAAGATGATGAAAGATAGATGCGTAGAAGTGAGCGTGGTCAGTAAGAATAAccataagaataataataagagaaAGACGAAGGAAACGAAAGAGTTTgagacgaggagaaggaaggtgtTGGGGGAATGAAACGGGCAAGTCTCAGGATGGAGCGGAGAAAGACCGGAGACTCGGAGAACCACTGAATCATCCATTCACATTATTCGATAATCAATATCTGCAGTCCAACTTTTATGGCGGGCTCCACTTCTTTTCCGCTCCACTTGTCTGCCCTGTAAAACTGATAGGCTCTCCGGACAATGACTTGCACCTCATCATGCCATGACAGGAACACCTTTCTTTTTGAGTCCAACCCATACATGATGCATGCCTGGATCTGGTGGGTTTCCGGTCATTCTTAGAGAACCTGCCACTGTATGCCCTGCGGAGATCGCCGCAAGCATCCATCCTTATCTAAGGCACGCGCCCAGTCCCTTCCGCGCCCATATTCACACTATTTTGGGGTCTGATTTGATCCTCGAAGGACTCTTGCCCACTCTTATTATACATTCGTCCAAATAAAGCCGATGTTGCTCGGAATAATAGCCTTCGTGACATCCGGAGTCGGACAATTGCAGCAACAGTTCCGAGGCGTCACCTGCGGGGTgtgtggggatgggatgcatCGTGCTTAATTAATCAACGTGGTACAGGTGAGCTTGGTCAAGTCTATGACGGCTTCCAAGAAACATCCTTCCTCCTACTGTAAAATAgctggccatggtggtacatacatacacacatacatataataaaaatatgaaataGAGTCATTCAAATGGGGCTTTCCATTGAGAGATAAAAAAGTCTTTTCTCATCCAGAATAAACAGAGTAAAAGGTGCATATAGTCAACAAATTCGTCCATTAAGAAGAACACAGAAGAGttaaagtaaaagaaaaaaacgcAGTCGAAAATCGAACAGAAGAGTCATGTAGTAGGTAACAAGGGTAGTGGCTATTCAAATACGGCTCAAAGGGGGTTTCTCTATTCATGCTGTAGACGCCTTGAGGCCCTTCAAAGACCCCAGGCTCAAGGCCAGACCCTGAGAACGGCTTCTTATCCGTACAAAGCCGGTAATCGGCccgtcctctccttccttctcgatGCTCAAGTTCGCAAGGGCATCCTCACCTGTGACAATCAAGTTAGCAGCTATCCAAAAGACGGAGGTGGGCTGAAAGTCGCAGCATATAGATCTAGTACTTACCAAATACGCTCCGGGCATATAGATTGGCACTCAGGAACCGACAGTCGCCCTTGAGAGACGCCTCAGGTGTCAAGCATGCCATGTTGGTGCTCTCCATCAGCTGCTTGAGGAACTCGCGGAGGTTCTTCGCCTTGGAGTTGATGTTAACCTTGTTCTCCCACTCAAACTCGGTCCACATCGTCCGGAACTGCGTCTCAGTGCAGTGTGCCGGCTGGATGTAGTCCATGATGTCGGCATGGATGTCATTCAGGATAACAACATGCGACTCCGTCGAGCTCGCCCCGTCGTACACAATGTTACCGAAAATCACACCCGTGTCCGTCGACGACACCTTGACTGTAGCCTGCACATTCAAGAAATCGCGAGGTCCGAGGTTGTGCGTCGTGGGCCGCTCCACCACCTTGAGATCCCCGAGAGTCGCAAACTCAACGCTCAGGTTCTGCAGGGTCTCAAGGGTCTGGTTGACCAGAAGCACATCCAGAACGATATCGAACTGGTGAACCGTGACATAAGCCTCGGCATATACGGGGTCTGAGAAACCAGTGAGTTGCACAACGCGGCTCAGCTTCGAGGACACCGTCTCCACAGTTGAGTCCCCGCCAGTGGCCTTGGCCAGATCCAGCTCAATCTCCTCAGCACCTTCAAGAGCTGCCTTCTTGGTGAATTGCCGGATGGGGATGGCATCGTCAACCTGGACGGCAGTCTTAGCCTTCTCAACGGCCTCCTTAGCGGccctcttcttgtcttcgACCTGAACCATGGCGCGGAAGGCTTTCCGGGTGTCTTCCAGGAAGGTAgtctccaattccttcttCTGAGAGAATTCTGCAAGCGAGCGCACACAGCACATGACGCGATCCACGGAGTCTTCATCAATGGGCGCCTTGACGAAGTGCGACTGGCCAACACGGATGATGGAGATCATGATGAGCATAGCCTCTGCACGCAGGGCGTTGGTCCGAGCAACATCTTCGGAGACCTCCGAATGGCGCATCACCAACTTAGTAAGGGTGGACGAAAGCACAGTAGCAAGGTAGTAGTCGCCATCCAAGATCAGTTGACGAAGAGGGGGCTTCTGAGCGGCCTTGACAGCCTCAAGCcgagcagccgcagcagacTGGCTGGTCAGAGCACTCTCGGTGGCATAGGTGCCATCGGCCAGCACCTTCCGTGATCCGGTCGGGGCTGACGGCTTGGAGTGGCCATTGACCTGCTCCTTGAGCGCCGCATCCTCAGGTACTTCATCAAGAAGTCGCTGTTCCGAGGCAAGGATGGGGATTTCGCCGAGACTGGCCCTGATCCGCTTCCAGGCTTCGCGGatatctctctcctccagAGAGTATTCTCCGACAACCCACAGGACACCCCGGTAGACTTTGCCGGCACGGACTTCACTCAATGTAGAGACCAGGCGATCAACAATAGAAGTTCTGAGCGCGGGGAACTTCTCCACGACCTCCTTGACAAACGAGATCACATCAACGGcggagttgttgttgaaATCAGCGATGAAGTCCATCAGAAGATCGACAACGCTAGCCGCGATCTCTGAGAACTTGATGGCGCAGTTATGTATCGACTGGATCAGCAATTGACGGTATTCGCTGTTCTACAAGGTTGTTAGCATTTCTGTATATCATGAGCCGACCGTGCGAGCCTACCTTTTCATATTGTTCATCAACAGTCTTGGCCAGTTCCTTCTTGAGCAGCATGACGATCTCTTCGACATTCTTGCTCGAGACCATCTCCAAGGCAATGCTAAGGGCTTTCCGACGAACATCGATATCCGGGGAAGAGAGGACGCGGAGAATCTCCATAGTAAGGTCATCAAGAACACCCTCGTTGCGGATGCGTAGCTGGTCGACTCGGTCAAGGACGATAAGCTTGACATTGTTGTCAGCTTCTTTGATGCAAAGTTCGATCAACTTGCTTGCCGCGGCCTTCACGGCGACGGGGTTGCTAGTGAGTGCCGTAAGAGAAGTGGCAGCTTCGTAGATGACAGTACTCGTTGACGCATCGAGAAGGTCAAAAATCAGCCGCAGATACCGTGCCTACTGGTAATTAGCAACCGACTGCAACGGGGTTGATCTCCGGAAGCCCACCTTGTTCTGTGTGTTTTGCACAGCATCCTTTCTGATGAACTCAAGCTCAGCCAATTGGAGTAGTTCATCCGTGTTCGGGATGCTGTCGAAGGTAGAGGCCAGGTACTCCAGGGCCTTTTGGTGGCTGATGGACATGAGGGCTGCGAATGCATTGCGCTTGCAGGTGCCGTCGGTCTCCGTATCGAGGAACGCCTGGATAAGCTCCGGAGCATCTGGGATCAGCGACTCCGAGTGCTGGAAGATAGAAGCGACAGCCCACACGGCGTTCTTGCGGACATAGGCGTGGCGGTGATCCAAGCAGGAGCGTGCGGACGAGAGGAGGGGTTCAATGAGTTCCGGTTCTCGGAGCTTGCACAAGAATCGCAGGGTGTTTCCTCGGACGTATTCGTTGGGGTGCTGAAGATCGTTACGGATACCGTTACTGCGCAAAAAGATCGTTTGTTAGAAAGCATGGCCTACAATGTCGGGATGCGCCAGGTGCCTTACCAGACCAGGATCATCTCTTGCTTCAGCTTGCCATTCGCGTCGAGTTTCGGACAGATCTCATAGTAGAAGTATAGGAGTTTCTTGAGGGGCTTGCTTTTAGACGGCATGACAAAGCGAATGATGTGCATGAGCAGTTGGGGCATAGGGTCGCCATTGAGCATGATTGTGATGATCCGCCTCATTGTCTCCATCTTGGTCTCATCGGTACCCTTCTCCAACTGCAGCTTCAGCTCCTGCAGAGAGGGCTGATCAGCAGTGTTGTCCAGGTGGACCAAGCTGTATGCATTTTCGAGGAAGGACGCCATGGTGATCGAGCGGTGCGAACGAATGGCCGGTACAGGGAAGGGttcaggagggaggagagctgGAAGCGGTCATCAGTACAGGTGGTTGTTTTGGCCGGTCaggggggaaggatgggaagaCGGACTGGAACAACTCTCCCCAAAGGAATTCGATAGTGGTAGAGGAAATTAGTTTAACGTAAATTGTCTCCCCTCACCTGCCTAGCATTCATCAGAGCGAATGTTGACAATCCGGGGACATTGAGTATCAACCTGGCCATTTGCGCGGCGGAGCAAGCTGTCCGGAGTGTGTGGATGACTAAGCCCCGCCTGGACCAACCCTGCAAACCAGGCAATTCCATCCAGGCACGCGCTACGAAGCGTTCATATCCAGCTTCCCTTTGTCGTGTCAAATCCCAGACGTTGTCGGTTGAGGTTTACGAAAGATGTCAACCCAAAACGAACCATTTTACCTCCGTTACTAGTAAGGATGATCTGTGTGTGGCCCAGGTTTCCTCAGCTGCTGACAGTTCCGCAGCTCAGGTCACTCTGGGCGGTTCGGACATGAGTTTCTAGGTAGGTTCCCCGCGATGGTCTACATTTCGAGCTTCCATATTAACAGCCCCTAAAGAGTTCGACTTCCGTACCCTTGGCGATGGCCGCAGTGCTGCCGTGCGATATGCGAACAACTCCAACTACCGCAATGATTCTCTGATTCGGAAAGAAAGTGAGTGCTAGGAAATGGCCACCCGGCTCTACATCGGTCGCTAATGGGCGATCACTACAGTGTGCGTGAGCGCGTCGATGATTCAGGAGGTGAAGCGCATTATCAAAGAAAGTGAGATCATGAAGTGAGTCAAGCAGTGGAGTTCAATGGCGACTGGAGGGGTACAAGGATGCTGATGCGACGCAGGGAGGATGACTCCAAATGGccccagaagaacaaggatgGACGTCAGGAACTTGAGATTCGGCTTGGGAATGAGCATATCTCCTTTGAGGTATGTCTAATGCGTTATTGACATAGCTGATAACAGATGGAAACCTGACATCTAATGTAGACTGCGAAAATCGGCTCATTGGTGGATGTGACTGAATCTGCGGACCCGGAAGGCCTGCGAGTGTTCTACTATCTCGTCCAGGACCTGAAGGCCCTCATCTTCTCGCTTATTTCGCTCCATTTCAAGGTAAATACGGCTTCCGCTGTTTCTATTTCCTTTGAGAGTATCGAGTCTAATTCGGTTAATAGATCAAACCTATCTAAatggtgatggttgtgggaacatgaaatgaaatggTTCACTTTCTGGGATGAATAATAGGCGTTTTCTATTTGATTGCAGCCGTGGCGGGTATACTACTAGTGctacttttctttctttttacctttccttttccataTTTCCCCAAAAATCTGTCTGGCAGTTTTGGGTTGCTTGCAATGAGGCCCGATGGCAAAGCGACTCACCGAAGGCGATGACGCAATGGGAGCTTGCCACTGAGGCCAACGTAGCGGAAGAATTGGAATACCCAACGacgtgtgtgggtgtggatgtggatgtggatgagtgtatgtgtgtgtgaagTGTTTGATGTGTAAAAAAAGCGCCGAAAACGGAAATCAAAACAGCGAGGCAGAGAGCCATTGCATAATGGGGAATATTATTGTAGCGGGCCACGTCCTTCGGGACGAGCgtcagaaaagaaaaagctgcAAGGGAGGCCGTGCCAGACGTGCAAAGGCTGCAAAATGCCAGAAATGCTCGAATAACCGCCCGAGGCGCCGTTTGCCCCATTTGCCTCCCCCGCGCTCGCATGATCAGTCGGTCGATTCCTCTTTGGGCAGTGCCTCGCCCCAGACTGACCACCAAACTAATCGATCCTCTCTTCGTCCATCCTCTCtattctttcctttgcctGCTCCTTCATCCCCgacttctcctctttctcctctgctTTCCTTACTTCTCTCCCTAacctttgcttctttccgCTGTCTGCGCCCTAACTCTCTATTTGCCACCCCGATCCCGCTGTCGTCCTCCCCCGTTCCCATCTTAGTTcacccaccccccttcccctccggTCCAATAAATCACCCCTAATCCTTGAGCTGCCCTTATTGTGCTTGTATCAGGCTTGTTCTGTTCCCGCCTGATCTTGTCTCACTTCTCGCCCTATCGGTGGGAATTTGCAATCTTATCGATTCCGATGTCATTCCTTCCTTAATTAGCCTCCAATGCCGACTCCGAGTGATAACACCCCGCCCTTGAATGCTTCAATCGCAGAAGAAATCTCCGCTCGCTCTACCTGTCCGCCGGAGGTTGATAGAGAGAGTCTACATAccagagaagaagggccgtACCCCTGGGTGTCGGcgtgggagaggagaaacaCCAGCGATGATGCTCCCGACAACACCTTCTCGCCAACCGGTCCATCAAACCATACTGCCTTAACACCATCAGATGGAACTCCCTTTACTTCTACCGATGCGGACCCCGTGACGGGCGAGCCAGTAGCCAGAGCGCCCACGAAGGGCGTGGGGAGATCGGAAGACGAACCTGCTGCGGGGAGACTGAGCCCTGCTGCGGAgtcatcctgctcctcc belongs to Aspergillus luchuensis IFO 4308 DNA, chromosome 3, nearly complete sequence and includes:
- the SEC26 gene encoding coatomer subunit beta (BUSCO:EOG09260GKG;~COG:U;~EggNog:ENOG410PHGH;~InterPro:IPR016024,IPR011989,IPR016460,IPR011710, IPR002553,IPR029446;~PFAM:PF01602,PF07718,PF12717,PF14806;~go_component: GO:0005737 - cytoplasm [Evidence IEA];~go_component: GO:0030117 - membrane coat [Evidence IEA];~go_component: GO:0030126 - COPI vesicle coat [Evidence IEA];~go_function: GO:0005198 - structural molecule activity [Evidence IEA];~go_process: GO:0006886 - intracellular protein transport [Evidence IEA];~go_process: GO:0016192 - vesicle-mediated transport [Evidence IEA]); translation: MASFLENAYSLVHLDNTADQPSLQELKLQLEKGTDETKMETMRRIITIMLNGDPMPQLLMHIIRFVMPSKSKPLKKLLYFYYEICPKLDANGKLKQEMILVCNGIRNDLQHPNEYVRGNTLRFLCKLREPELIEPLLSSARSCLDHRHAYVRKNAVWAVASIFQHSESLIPDAPELIQAFLDTETDGTCKRNAFAALMSISHQKALEYLASTFDSIPNTDELLQLAELEFIRKDAVQNTQNKARYLRLIFDLLDASTSTVIYEAATSLTALTSNPVAVKAAASKLIELCIKEADNNVKLIVLDRVDQLRIRNEGVLDDLTMEILRVLSSPDIDVRRKALSIALEMVSSKNVEEIVMLLKKELAKTVDEQYEKNSEYRQLLIQSIHNCAIKFSEIAASVVDLLMDFIADFNNNSAVDVISFVKEVVEKFPALRTSIVDRLVSTLSEVRAGKVYRGVLWVVGEYSLEERDIREAWKRIRASLGEIPILASEQRLLDEVPEDAALKEQVNGHSKPSAPTGSRKVLADGTYATESALTSQSAAAARLEAVKAAQKPPLRQLILDGDYYLATVLSSTLTKLVMRHSEVSEDVARTNALRAEAMLIMISIIRVGQSHFVKAPIDEDSVDRVMCCVRSLAEFSQKKELETTFLEDTRKAFRAMVQVEDKKRAAKEAVEKAKTAVQVDDAIPIRQFTKKAALEGAEEIELDLAKATGGDSTVETVSSKLSRVVQLTGFSDPVYAEAYVTVHQFDIVLDVLLVNQTLETLQNLSVEFATLGDLKVVERPTTHNLGPRDFLNVQATVKVSSTDTGVIFGNIVYDGASSTESHVVILNDIHADIMDYIQPAHCTETQFRTMWTEFEWENKVNINSKAKNLREFLKQLMESTNMACLTPEASLKGDCRFLSANLYARSVFGEDALANLSIEKEGEDGPITGFVRIRSRSQGLALSLGSLKGLKASTA
- the MAGO2 gene encoding mago nashi family protein (COG:A;~EggNog:ENOG410PID9;~InterPro:IPR004023,IPR036605;~PFAM:PF02792;~go_component: GO:0005634 - nucleus [Evidence IEA];~go_component: GO:0035145 - exon-exon junction complex [Evidence IEA];~go_process: GO:0008380 - RNA splicing [Evidence IEA]); translated protein: MSTQNEPFYLRYYSGHSGRFGHEFLEFDFRTLGDGRSAAVRYANNSNYRNDSLIRKEMCVSASMIQEVKRIIKESEIMKEDDSKWPQKNKDGRQELEIRLGNEHISFETAKIGSLVDVTESADPEGLRVFYYLVQDLKALIFSLISLHFKVNTASAVSISFESIESNSVNRSNLSKW